The Candidatus Koribacter versatilis Ellin345 genome has a segment encoding these proteins:
- a CDS encoding redoxin domain-containing protein, with product MPLKVLEKAPDFTVKAVIRERQITFKLSDYLGQKHVVLAFYPLDWTPVUTAQMPAYQVELDKFAGYDAQVVGISIDTIYSHMAWQQKETGWMDYPLASDFYPHGAVAQLYGVFREKPPIPGINERAIFVIDKEGIIRFSKVYDLGQQPPNEEVFEVLEKLKNAPQS from the coding sequence ATGCCCTTGAAAGTCCTCGAAAAAGCTCCTGACTTTACGGTAAAAGCCGTAATTCGTGAGCGCCAGATCACCTTTAAGCTCAGCGATTATCTCGGCCAGAAGCACGTCGTGCTCGCGTTCTACCCGCTCGACTGGACACCGGTTTGAACCGCCCAAATGCCGGCGTACCAGGTCGAACTCGACAAGTTCGCCGGCTACGATGCCCAGGTCGTGGGCATTAGCATCGACACTATCTACAGCCACATGGCGTGGCAGCAAAAAGAGACCGGCTGGATGGATTACCCGCTCGCCTCTGACTTCTACCCGCACGGCGCCGTCGCGCAGCTCTACGGAGTCTTCCGCGAGAAGCCGCCAATCCCCGGCATCAACGAACGCGCGATCTTTGTGATCGACAAAGAAGGCATCATCCGCTTTTCGAAGGTTTATGACCTCGGACAGCAACCGCCAAACGAGGAAGTGTTTGAAGTACTGGAGAAGCTGAAGAACGCACCGCAATCTTGA